From Bacillus sp. FSL K6-3431, the proteins below share one genomic window:
- the terL gene encoding phage terminase large subunit — MLDAQYPSTDDMPADILTDYFEKATELQRLERIDRCENDAYEFALEYFTEARNPGNGGNWEGFDVIDKRSAPDFHIEMTDIIDDVSAVNTNAKIAVAAPRSHAKSTWFTKDFPIHQVVYRLRKYIIIISETPDVATANMEWIRNQLKFNHKLREDFGPLLSPKDQSNITDNSVAFIAWHADVDSGKRQLTLVQAVSTGQALRGRNWNGSRPDLIICDDLEDARSGGNASTPEQRTKLLSWFAQTVMPLGDPKGERTAFVVVGTTVHRESLLMNLLHKRSDFQSKIYRAIIGQPKHLDIWEACRLIYIDRDNPSRAEDARTFYENNRSEMLEGVKVLWPEVQPIWKLMTWKWDNGSLAFNTEYMNNPIDEENMLFNPENFKYYDGEIDFLNGNYEVAMGVDFAMGKQRGDFSAIVVVAKERMTGAIYVLEAYGDRIKPDAFLKVVVKKVLEYQPTVIAVESQAAQEFFVDELKKALEKVGYPAGTRVKKIYQRSRKELRIEALLPSIENKTIQFNRIHTLLNEQFEQYGSGGSHDDLPDALEMAVSAVADNTAVVQTVRRMNRW; from the coding sequence ATGCTAGACGCCCAATACCCGTCAACTGACGATATGCCGGCGGATATTTTGACCGACTATTTCGAAAAGGCAACGGAATTACAGCGTTTAGAGCGAATTGACCGTTGCGAAAATGACGCTTACGAGTTCGCCCTCGAATACTTTACGGAAGCAAGAAACCCCGGAAATGGTGGAAATTGGGAAGGATTCGACGTAATCGACAAAAGGAGCGCGCCGGACTTTCATATAGAAATGACGGATATTATCGATGATGTTTCTGCGGTTAATACTAACGCCAAGATAGCGGTAGCCGCGCCACGTTCGCACGCAAAGTCGACATGGTTCACTAAGGACTTTCCGATTCATCAAGTCGTATACAGATTGCGTAAGTATATAATTATTATATCCGAAACGCCAGACGTCGCTACAGCCAATATGGAGTGGATACGAAATCAGTTAAAATTCAATCATAAATTACGAGAGGATTTCGGACCTTTACTCTCGCCGAAAGATCAGTCGAATATAACCGACAACAGCGTCGCGTTCATAGCGTGGCACGCGGACGTTGACAGCGGTAAAAGGCAGTTAACATTGGTTCAAGCAGTATCAACGGGGCAAGCGCTACGTGGGCGAAACTGGAATGGATCTCGACCTGATTTAATTATATGCGATGATCTCGAAGATGCTAGATCGGGAGGAAACGCAAGTACGCCGGAACAGCGGACAAAGCTACTATCGTGGTTCGCGCAGACAGTAATGCCTCTCGGCGACCCGAAGGGCGAACGTACAGCGTTTGTGGTCGTTGGAACTACAGTTCATCGCGAATCGCTTTTAATGAATTTGCTGCATAAACGATCAGACTTTCAGTCTAAAATATATCGTGCAATTATAGGGCAGCCGAAGCACCTCGATATATGGGAAGCTTGTCGGCTTATTTATATCGACCGAGATAACCCATCGAGGGCGGAAGATGCTCGAACCTTCTACGAGAATAATAGATCAGAAATGCTCGAAGGCGTAAAAGTCCTATGGCCGGAAGTGCAGCCTATATGGAAGCTGATGACGTGGAAATGGGATAACGGAAGTCTCGCATTTAATACGGAGTATATGAATAATCCCATCGACGAAGAAAATATGTTATTTAATCCTGAAAACTTCAAGTATTACGACGGTGAAATAGACTTTCTAAATGGTAATTATGAGGTAGCTATGGGCGTAGATTTTGCAATGGGTAAGCAGCGCGGTGACTTTTCAGCAATTGTTGTTGTGGCGAAAGAGCGTATGACTGGCGCTATTTATGTACTCGAAGCTTATGGCGACCGGATAAAACCCGACGCATTTCTTAAAGTAGTCGTCAAAAAAGTACTCGAATATCAGCCGACAGTTATTGCAGTGGAATCACAGGCGGCGCAGGAGTTTTTCGTTGACGAGCTTAAAAAGGCGCTAGAAAAGGTAGGCTATCCGGCAGGCACGCGCGTTAAAAAGATATATCAGCGCTCACGTAAAGAGTTGCGTATAGAGGCGTTATTACCCTCGATTGAAAACAAAACGATTCAATTCAATCGCATACACACGTTACTAAACGAGCAATTCGAACAGTACGGATCGGGAGGTTCGCATGACGATTTGCCTGATGCACTCGAAATGGCGGTTAGCGCTGTTGCAGATAACACGGCGGTCGTACAGACGGTCAGACGCATGAACCGATGGTAA
- a CDS encoding phBC6A51 family helix-turn-helix protein — MSKRRLSELQVAAIEYLALPKRGGLTYEEVAEKVGVSSVTLRAWRKEDVFNDELKRQIVRNTIDRLPEVMASVPDHIINDGNAAMLRTLLQAHSLLTDKLEVETKGNGDTDLNSMKAEIEAFRNRGN; from the coding sequence ATGTCAAAACGCAGATTAAGCGAATTACAAGTCGCAGCTATCGAATACTTAGCGCTACCTAAGCGCGGAGGTTTAACGTATGAGGAAGTCGCAGAGAAAGTCGGAGTAAGCTCGGTAACATTACGCGCATGGCGTAAGGAAGACGTATTCAATGACGAGTTAAAACGTCAGATAGTCCGGAATACTATCGACAGATTGCCGGAAGTAATGGCGTCAGTGCCGGATCATATCATAAATGACGGTAATGCTGCGATGCTAAGAACGCTGCTACAGGCGCATTCCTTATTGACGGATAAGCTCGAAGTAGAAACGAAAGGTAATGGTGACACCGACCTTAATTCGATGAAGGCGGAAATCGAGGCTTTTAGAAACCGCGGTAATTAA
- a CDS encoding sigma factor-like helix-turn-helix DNA-binding protein, with translation MTHKNVNKAPNVRSLLAQYHAIHERQFKGDYDAVVTLVDLAEAITRAGLTDRQAQAIALVYGDDLTQADAGERLGVGQNTVSELLALGIAKIQRVYDKWALTDEGGTY, from the coding sequence TTGACGCATAAAAACGTAAACAAAGCGCCAAATGTCCGCAGCCTATTAGCGCAATACCACGCCATACACGAGCGCCAGTTTAAAGGCGATTACGACGCGGTTGTGACGCTAGTAGACCTCGCGGAGGCGATTACACGCGCAGGCTTAACGGACAGGCAGGCGCAAGCGATAGCGTTGGTGTACGGTGATGACTTAACGCAGGCTGACGCAGGGGAACGATTAGGCGTCGGACAGAATACGGTGAGCGAGTTATTGGCGTTAGGAATTGCGAAGATACAGCGGGTTTACGATAAATGGGCGCTAACAGACGAAGGGGGAACGTATTAA
- a CDS encoding adenylate kinase gives MTDVIKVALCGQIRAGKDVISEHLYFAHGFEFPLAFGSALKRCAHDIFPHIPKEPKPRALYQFMDVMREFDPDVWSRHIASQVEVALDSKSTRGIVISDVRHPDDYAWCKANGFTLIRVSAPLADRVKRAERAGDAFEMADLAHKTESYVDSFVVDYGVVNDGTLDDLHAQIDAIVAKLID, from the coding sequence ATGACTGACGTAATTAAAGTCGCATTGTGCGGTCAAATTAGGGCGGGTAAAGACGTTATTAGCGAACACCTCTACTTCGCACACGGCTTCGAATTTCCGTTAGCTTTCGGATCAGCGCTCAAACGATGCGCACACGATATATTTCCGCACATACCGAAAGAGCCGAAGCCACGCGCGTTGTACCAATTCATGGACGTTATGCGCGAGTTTGACCCGGACGTATGGTCGAGGCACATCGCAAGCCAAGTCGAAGTAGCGCTCGACAGTAAAAGTACGCGTGGCATCGTTATTTCCGACGTCCGGCATCCGGACGACTATGCGTGGTGTAAGGCGAATGGCTTTACGTTAATCCGCGTGTCAGCGCCGTTAGCCGACCGCGTGAAGCGCGCCGAAAGAGCCGGCGATGCCTTCGAGATGGCGGACTTGGCGCATAAGACGGAAAGCTATGTCGACTCGTTTGTCGTTGATTACGGTGTAGTGAATGACGGCACGCTGGACGACTTACATGCGCAAATCGACGCTATTGTAGCGAAATTAATCGACTAA
- a CDS encoding 3D domain-containing protein translates to MATTHIRTLPERWRSNIGFITSTALIAQIIAGADDPVLTEPDAHLGEVKTELRGAKAEVARLKKEVERYRNRDDRSNQSVHSDVRSNSRSSETINVEATFYTAFCPTGCIGITATGLDVSNTIYTPEGYRVIAVDPSQISLGSLVRVTLADGSTFKAVASDTGGDIKGARIDVLVATRDEANRLGRQAATVEIINEGER, encoded by the coding sequence ATGGCTACGACCCACATCCGCACATTGCCGGAAAGGTGGCGATCTAACATCGGATTTATCACATCAACGGCATTAATCGCACAAATAATAGCAGGCGCAGATGATCCCGTTTTGACCGAACCTGACGCACATTTAGGCGAAGTCAAGACGGAGTTACGCGGGGCAAAGGCGGAGGTTGCTCGCTTAAAGAAGGAGGTCGAACGTTATCGTAATCGAGATGATCGAAGTAATCAAAGCGTTCATAGTGACGTTCGTAGCAATTCTCGGAGTAGCGAAACTATTAACGTAGAAGCCACGTTTTACACCGCATTTTGCCCGACTGGATGCATCGGAATAACCGCGACAGGCTTAGACGTAAGTAACACGATATACACACCGGAAGGTTACCGAGTTATTGCCGTGGACCCTTCGCAAATCTCGTTAGGCTCGTTAGTGCGGGTTACGTTGGCGGACGGTTCTACGTTTAAGGCGGTGGCGAGCGACACAGGTGGCGACATTAAAGGCGCAAGGATTGACGTATTAGTAGCGACGCGGGACGAAGCGAATAGGCTCGGAAGGCAGGCGGCGACGGTCGAAATTATAAACGAAGGGGAGCGTTAA